From Deinococcus aestuarii, one genomic window encodes:
- the fba gene encoding class II fructose-1,6-bisphosphate aldolase → MLVTGNDILVPARAEKYGVGAFNTNNMEITQAIIHTAEKLRSPVIVQMSEGAIKYGGQDLANIVIDIATRATVPVALHLDHGSSYENALRAIRMGFTSVMIDASHHSFEENVRETRRVVEAAHAMGISVESELGRLGGIEEHVVVDEKDAFLTDPEEAVRFVEETGTDYLAIAIGTSHGAYKGKGRPYIDQQRIERIGGLVGIPLVAHGSSGVPAEIVLRFRDSGGEIGEAAGIADEDLRLACQHGIAKVNVDTDLRLAMTVGVREVLKKTPKEFDPRKVFGPAREVMSQIVEHKMGVLGSVGKA, encoded by the coding sequence ATGCTCGTGACCGGAAACGACATCCTGGTTCCTGCCCGCGCCGAAAAGTACGGCGTCGGAGCGTTCAACACCAACAACATGGAGATCACCCAGGCGATCATCCACACCGCGGAGAAACTGCGCTCCCCGGTGATCGTCCAGATGTCCGAGGGGGCCATCAAGTACGGCGGCCAGGACCTCGCCAACATCGTCATCGACATCGCCACCCGCGCCACCGTGCCCGTCGCCCTGCACCTCGACCACGGCTCCTCGTACGAGAACGCGCTGAGGGCGATCAGGATGGGTTTCACCTCGGTCATGATCGACGCCTCGCACCACTCCTTCGAGGAGAACGTGCGCGAGACCCGGCGGGTGGTCGAGGCCGCGCACGCGATGGGCATCTCGGTCGAGTCCGAACTCGGGCGGCTCGGCGGCATCGAGGAACACGTCGTCGTGGACGAGAAAGACGCCTTCCTGACCGACCCCGAGGAGGCCGTGCGGTTCGTGGAGGAGACGGGCACCGACTACCTCGCCATCGCCATCGGCACCTCGCACGGGGCGTACAAGGGCAAGGGCCGCCCGTACATCGACCAGCAGCGGATCGAGCGGATCGGCGGCCTCGTCGGTATCCCCCTCGTCGCCCACGGGTCGAGCGGGGTGCCCGCCGAGATCGTCCTGCGCTTCCGCGACTCCGGCGGCGAGATCGGCGAGGCCGCCGGGATCGCGGACGAGGACCTGCGCCTCGCGTGCCAGCACGGCATCGCCAAGGTGAACGTGGACACGGACCTGCGGCTCGCCATGACGGTGGGCGTGCGCGAGGTGCTGAAGAAGACCCCCAAGGAGTTCGACCCGCGCAAGGTCTTCGGGCCCGCCCGCGAGGTGATGAGCCAGATTGTCGAGCACAAGATGGGCGTGCTCGGGAGCGTGGGCAAGGCGTAG
- a CDS encoding PLP-dependent aminotransferase family protein yields MTTSTLPVPDFAARMAERARRMNASAIREILKITQEPDVISFAGGLPAPELFPIEDVRQATDAVLTRYGSAALQYSTTEGHPPLRRWIAQRAGIEPHHVQIVTGSQQGLDLLGKVLIDEGDVVLVESPTYLGALQSFQPYGPRYVQLPTDDHGIDTDALEAVLRAQPAKLLYAIPNFQNPTGRTLSLERRRRLVELTARYGVLVIEDDPYGKLRFTGEELPSLYDLALELAGGPERSHVIYCSSFSKTLVPGLRDAWLQAATPIIGKVVQAKQGADLHTPTLNQMIVTELVDDVMPRQIELVKRAYGERARNMVAKIGEHLPAGIHHTTPEGGMFLWVTLPEGIDTQPMLARAVARKVAYVPGNPFFALGGGHNTMRLSYSSATPEQIDTGLRALGETIREALD; encoded by the coding sequence ATGACGACCTCCACTCTCCCCGTGCCCGACTTCGCGGCGCGGATGGCCGAGCGGGCCCGGCGCATGAACGCGAGCGCCATCCGCGAGATCCTCAAGATCACCCAGGAACCCGACGTGATCAGTTTCGCGGGCGGCCTCCCCGCCCCCGAACTCTTCCCCATCGAGGACGTGCGCCAGGCGACGGACGCCGTGCTCACCCGCTACGGGTCGGCGGCGCTGCAATACTCCACGACGGAGGGGCACCCGCCGCTGCGCCGCTGGATCGCACAGCGGGCCGGAATCGAGCCGCACCACGTCCAGATCGTGACCGGCAGCCAGCAGGGGCTCGACCTCCTGGGCAAGGTCCTGATCGACGAGGGGGACGTGGTGCTCGTGGAGTCGCCGACCTACCTGGGCGCCCTCCAGTCCTTCCAGCCGTACGGGCCGCGCTACGTGCAGCTTCCCACCGACGACCACGGCATCGACACGGACGCGCTGGAAGCGGTGCTGAGGGCCCAGCCCGCCAAGCTGCTGTACGCCATCCCCAACTTCCAGAACCCGACGGGCCGCACGCTGAGCCTGGAGCGCCGCCGCCGCCTCGTCGAGCTGACGGCGCGGTACGGGGTGCTGGTGATCGAGGACGACCCCTACGGCAAGCTGCGCTTCACGGGCGAGGAGCTGCCGAGCCTCTACGACCTCGCGCTGGAGCTGGCGGGGGGGCCCGAGCGCAGCCACGTCATCTATTGCAGCTCCTTTTCCAAGACGCTCGTGCCGGGCCTGCGCGACGCCTGGCTCCAGGCCGCCACGCCCATCATCGGCAAGGTGGTGCAGGCCAAGCAGGGGGCGGACCTCCACACGCCCACCCTCAACCAGATGATCGTCACCGAACTCGTGGACGACGTGATGCCGCGCCAGATCGAACTCGTGAAGCGGGCCTACGGGGAGCGGGCGCGGAACATGGTGGCGAAGATCGGGGAGCACCTGCCCGCAGGCATCCACCACACCACGCCCGAGGGGGGGATGTTCCTGTGGGTCACGCTGCCGGAGGGGATCGACACCCAGCCCATGCTGGCGCGGGCGGTGGCGCGCAAGGTCGCATACGTGCCCGGCAATCCCTTCTTCGCGCTGGGCGGCGGGCACAACACCATGCGCCTGAGCTATTCGAGCGCGACGCCGGAGCAGATCGACACCGGGCTGAGAGCGCTGGGGGAGACGATCCGGGAGGCGCTGGACTGA
- the murI gene encoding glutamate racemase: MSPDRPLGVFDSGVGGLSVLAELRRALPGEDFLYLADTAHVPYGARTDEDIRDLTARAVAALHARGAKGVVVACNTASAFSLTHLRERYGSGEGPFPVIGLVPAVKPAVAATRSGVVGVLATPGTLRGSLLQDVIRQWAEPAGVRVLTAVSADLVPLVESGRAESDEARAVLREVLTPLRDAGADQLVLGCTHYPFLAGSVRAEFGETFALVDSGAAVARHTRNVLCGAGLLREGGAGGSVTYLVTGDPERARPVITTLVGGAGQNTQVMQVST; this comes from the coding sequence ATGAGCCCTGACCGCCCCCTCGGCGTCTTCGACAGCGGCGTCGGCGGCCTGAGCGTCCTCGCCGAGCTGCGGCGGGCGCTGCCGGGCGAGGACTTCCTGTACCTGGCGGACACAGCCCACGTCCCCTACGGCGCGCGGACGGACGAGGACATCCGCGACCTCACCGCGCGAGCGGTGGCGGCCCTGCACGCGCGGGGCGCCAAGGGCGTGGTCGTCGCGTGCAACACGGCCTCGGCCTTCAGCCTGACGCACCTGCGGGAGCGGTACGGGTCGGGCGAGGGGCCCTTCCCGGTGATCGGCCTCGTGCCCGCCGTCAAGCCTGCGGTCGCGGCCACGAGGTCGGGTGTGGTCGGCGTGCTGGCGACTCCGGGCACCCTACGCGGCTCGCTCTTGCAGGACGTGATCCGGCAGTGGGCCGAGCCTGCGGGCGTGCGGGTCCTGACCGCCGTGAGCGCCGACCTCGTGCCGCTGGTGGAATCGGGGCGGGCGGAGAGCGACGAGGCGCGGGCCGTGCTGCGGGAGGTGCTGACGCCGCTGAGGGACGCCGGGGCGGATCAACTCGTCCTCGGCTGCACCCATTACCCCTTCCTGGCGGGCAGCGTCCGCGCCGAGTTCGGGGAGACCTTCGCGCTGGTGGACAGCGGGGCGGCGGTGGCGCGGCATACCCGCAACGTGCTGTGCGGGGCCGGGCTGCTGCGGGAGGGCGGGGCGGGCGGGAGCGTCACCTACCTCGTGACGGGGGACCCGGAGCGGGCGCGGCCCGTCATCACCACGCTGGTGGGCGGGGCGGGGCAGAATACACAGGTTATGCAGGTGAGCACTTGA
- the rph gene encoding ribonuclease PH, with translation MTVSLPARVGRDALTPRPLSVERGVNPHAPGSAHLKLGRTEILATVSVDDKPAPHMRGKKEGWLTAEYAMLPRATTDRQARERNLQNGRRHEIQRLLGRALRASVDLRHFRNQTLYVDCDVLVADGGTRVASVLAGYAALHDLADRLIHSGRLSEWPLTHVVGAASVGLVGDELRVDLDYAEDKVARADLNVVATDAGLLIEAQGGAEEGPITPEEYVRLLRVGVEAVGGLLRELHRQL, from the coding sequence TTGACCGTTTCCCTCCCCGCCCGCGTGGGCCGTGACGCCCTGACCCCCCGCCCGCTGAGCGTCGAGCGCGGGGTGAACCCGCACGCCCCCGGCAGCGCCCACCTCAAGCTGGGGCGCACCGAGATTCTCGCCACCGTCAGTGTGGACGACAAACCCGCCCCGCACATGCGCGGCAAGAAGGAGGGCTGGCTGACCGCCGAGTACGCCATGCTGCCGCGCGCGACCACCGACCGACAGGCCCGTGAGCGCAACCTCCAGAACGGGCGGCGGCACGAGATTCAGCGGCTGCTGGGCCGGGCGCTGCGGGCCTCGGTGGACCTGCGGCACTTCCGCAACCAGACCCTCTACGTGGACTGCGACGTGCTGGTGGCCGACGGCGGCACCCGGGTCGCCAGCGTGCTCGCCGGGTACGCGGCCCTGCACGACCTCGCCGACCGGCTGATCCACTCGGGCAGGCTCTCCGAGTGGCCCCTCACGCACGTCGTGGGGGCGGCGAGCGTGGGGCTCGTCGGCGACGAGCTGCGGGTGGACCTCGACTACGCCGAGGACAAGGTGGCGCGCGCCGACCTGAACGTGGTCGCCACCGACGCGGGCCTGCTGATCGAGGCGCAGGGGGGAGCGGAGGAGGGGCCGATCACGCCGGAGGAGTACGTGCGGCTGCTCCGGGTGGGGGTGGAGGCGGTCGGGGGGCTCCTGCGCGAGTTGCACCGGCAGTTGTAG
- a CDS encoding DoxX family membrane protein, with protein sequence MGVTGFIGRALLASIFIKNGLDHLQNPGPIVRAAKGAEIPQPELAVKANSAVMLGAGALLALGIAPRAASTALAASLIPTTVIGHPFWDKNGAERFHQQTHFMKNLALFGALLAVGSRK encoded by the coding sequence ATGGGTGTGACAGGATTTATCGGACGGGCGCTGCTGGCGAGCATCTTCATCAAAAACGGCCTCGATCACCTGCAAAATCCGGGGCCCATCGTGCGCGCGGCCAAGGGGGCCGAGATTCCCCAGCCCGAACTCGCCGTCAAGGCCAACAGCGCCGTGATGCTCGGCGCGGGGGCCCTGCTCGCCCTGGGCATCGCCCCCCGCGCCGCGAGCACGGCCCTCGCCGCCAGCCTGATCCCCACCACCGTGATCGGTCACCCCTTCTGGGACAAGAACGGCGCCGAGCGCTTCCACCAGCAGACCCACTTCATGAAAAACCTCGCCCTCTTCGGGGCGCTGCTGGCGGTGGGGAGCCGGAAGTAG
- a CDS encoding class I SAM-dependent methyltransferase: MLPAADLTFTREPLSVILPAVRAALAARGEVTLTVPDPDVGLGLYAGEPSPYGLHRPWQTWADLAELLGAHLLTPERAGAGRVRVRLRTYASVPAPDAGGYGAGGEWARVDKLEDPMFLFTLVEALRRVNPPARGRVLALGVNAGRELDALPLAFPERSFDVLGVDLDESALALARARHSRATFRPLDVNTLPDPGLGRFDLVLALSLLQSPGVGLESVLRALRREHLTPTGGLILGFPNARYRDGFLSYGARTRNFARPDLSLLLADVAAARRQLQKHGFKVFVTGKYEVLVTAIPSGVPTPHGLEL; the protein is encoded by the coding sequence GTGCTCCCCGCTGCCGACCTGACGTTCACCCGCGAACCCCTGTCCGTCATCCTGCCCGCCGTGCGCGCGGCCCTGGCGGCGCGGGGGGAGGTGACGTTGACGGTTCCCGATCCCGACGTGGGCCTGGGTCTCTACGCGGGCGAACCCAGCCCGTACGGGCTGCACCGCCCCTGGCAGACCTGGGCCGACCTCGCCGAGCTGCTGGGCGCGCATCTGCTCACCCCCGAGCGGGCGGGGGCGGGGAGGGTCCGGGTGCGGCTGAGGACCTATGCCAGCGTGCCCGCCCCCGACGCGGGGGGCTACGGCGCGGGCGGCGAGTGGGCCCGGGTGGACAAGCTCGAAGACCCCATGTTCCTGTTCACGCTGGTGGAGGCCTTGAGGCGGGTGAATCCGCCAGCCCGCGGGCGCGTGCTCGCCCTGGGGGTGAATGCGGGGCGGGAACTGGACGCGCTGCCCCTCGCCTTCCCGGAGCGGAGCTTCGACGTGCTCGGGGTGGACCTCGACGAGTCGGCCCTCGCGCTCGCCCGAGCCCGGCACTCCCGCGCGACCTTCCGGCCTCTCGACGTGAACACGCTCCCCGACCCCGGCTTAGGCCGCTTCGACCTCGTGCTGGCGCTGAGCCTGCTGCAAAGCCCCGGTGTGGGGCTGGAAAGCGTCCTCCGCGCCCTGCGGCGGGAGCACCTGACCCCCACGGGGGGCCTGATCCTCGGCTTCCCGAACGCCCGTTACCGGGACGGCTTCCTGAGCTACGGCGCCCGCACGCGTAACTTCGCCCGGCCCGACCTCAGCCTGCTCCTCGCCGACGTGGCCGCCGCCCGGCGCCAGCTTCAGAAGCACGGCTTCAAGGTCTTCGTGACCGGGAAGTACGAGGTGCTGGTGACGGCGATTCCCTCGGGCGTGCCGACGCCGCACGGACTGGAGCTGTAG
- a CDS encoding MBL fold metallo-hydrolase: MFRSGTEVDCFAVVTRRHVVVVDTFGTPGEAAQMLALLQGDLAGRSLLVVNTHSHFDHAWGNALFAPGGPHPAPILASRLAGEVLRSQAARDKLARKQAEDARFAGVVLHPPTVTFDGSLTIDGGDLTLELRPAPGHSADQLVVWLPEPRLLLAADALEFPFPYAERDADLPVLLATMRGLRALDPAVILPCHGGGHDASLIERNLASFARLAAHPDTTFEEALADLGLADVPNADFYRELHGLNVRATRAAPR, from the coding sequence ATGTTCCGGTCAGGCACCGAGGTGGACTGCTTCGCCGTGGTCACGCGGCGGCACGTGGTCGTCGTGGACACCTTCGGCACCCCGGGGGAGGCCGCGCAGATGCTGGCGCTCTTGCAGGGCGATCTGGCGGGGCGCTCCCTGCTGGTCGTCAACACGCACAGCCACTTCGATCACGCCTGGGGCAACGCGCTGTTCGCGCCGGGCGGCCCGCACCCCGCGCCCATCCTGGCGAGCCGCCTCGCGGGGGAAGTCCTGCGCTCGCAGGCCGCACGCGACAAGCTGGCCCGCAAGCAGGCCGAGGACGCCCGCTTCGCCGGAGTGGTCCTGCACCCGCCGACGGTGACCTTTGACGGCTCCCTCACCATCGACGGGGGAGACCTGACGCTGGAACTGCGACCCGCCCCCGGGCACAGCGCGGATCAACTCGTCGTGTGGCTTCCCGAACCTCGCCTCCTGCTCGCGGCGGACGCCCTGGAATTTCCCTTCCCCTACGCCGAAAGGGACGCCGACCTGCCCGTGCTGCTCGCCACCATGCGGGGTCTCCGGGCGCTGGACCCGGCGGTGATCCTGCCCTGCCACGGCGGCGGGCACGACGCGTCCCTGATCGAGCGCAACCTCGCCTCCTTCGCCCGCCTGGCCGCCCACCCCGACACCACCTTCGAGGAGGCGCTCGCCGACCTGGGCCTGGCGGACGTGCCGAACGCCGACTTCTACCGGGAACTGCACGGCTTGAACGTGCGGGCGACCCGGGCGGCCCCCCGCTAG
- the trmB gene encoding tRNA (guanine(46)-N(7))-methyltransferase TrmB, whose translation MISRLSDFHFPDAAARLYPDTPDRPWVLEVGFGDGRFWPHHAATFPEAPNYLGVELSGVSLLKAERRLRAAGLQNAVLTKLPASVLVREVVPEGALDAIVVNFPDPWPKAGHTDHRLLRAPFFRLAASRLKPGGAVLLTTDHDEYFEFACREAEESGVMRVDLTGAPPAALETKYALKWRDLGLGAHHARFTPTAHPHVPHGAVTRYPVKEESPDVPHAILTLPPEFGPREFGKHTARGGQTREDPSGWTVVLLDLYRSLGKDGWVCLAHVVEGELTQEVLVGVTGRGDGTHLVRLARFGGPIITPGVKAAVGTVTGWLEERGAVVTHRGY comes from the coding sequence GTGATCTCCCGCCTCTCCGACTTCCACTTCCCCGACGCGGCCGCGCGTCTCTACCCGGACACCCCGGATCGCCCCTGGGTGCTGGAGGTGGGCTTCGGCGACGGGCGGTTCTGGCCGCACCACGCCGCCACCTTCCCCGAGGCGCCCAATTACCTCGGCGTCGAACTCAGCGGGGTCAGCCTGCTCAAGGCGGAGCGGCGGTTGCGGGCGGCGGGGCTGCAAAACGCCGTCCTCACCAAACTGCCCGCCAGCGTCCTCGTCCGGGAAGTGGTGCCGGAGGGCGCACTCGACGCCATCGTCGTCAACTTTCCCGACCCCTGGCCCAAGGCGGGGCACACCGACCACCGCCTGCTGCGCGCCCCCTTCTTCCGGCTCGCCGCCAGCCGCCTGAAGCCAGGCGGAGCGGTCCTGCTCACCACCGACCACGACGAGTATTTCGAGTTCGCCTGCCGTGAGGCGGAGGAAAGCGGGGTGATGCGGGTGGACCTCACGGGTGCGCCGCCCGCCGCCCTGGAGACGAAGTACGCCCTGAAGTGGCGCGACCTGGGCCTGGGCGCCCATCACGCCCGCTTCACGCCGACCGCTCACCCGCACGTGCCCCACGGGGCCGTCACCCGCTATCCCGTTAAGGAGGAGTCCCCCGACGTGCCCCACGCCATCCTGACCCTGCCGCCAGAGTTCGGCCCCCGCGAGTTCGGCAAACACACGGCGCGCGGCGGGCAGACCCGCGAGGACCCGTCCGGCTGGACCGTCGTCCTCCTCGACCTGTACCGCAGCCTGGGCAAGGACGGCTGGGTGTGCCTCGCCCACGTCGTCGAGGGGGAGCTGACGCAGGAGGTCCTCGTCGGCGTGACCGGGCGGGGGGACGGCACCCACCTCGTCCGGCTCGCCCGCTTCGGGGGGCCCATCATCACGCCGGGGGTGAAGGCGGCGGTCGGCACGGTGACGGGCTGGCTGGAGGAGCGGGGTGCGGTGGTCACGCACCGGGGGTACTAG
- a CDS encoding FAD-dependent oxidoreductase, which yields MFGPLHPRSQPQPGHLYDVAVVGAGLAGTELAWRLARSGADVLLVSQALDHLGNLYQPTVEGAGFPPGSVFALVAGRIAPETDGWTFHRHLKAEIEGTAGIHLLQSTVTELDEGEGEVTLSTWEGPALRARLVVLAVGSFLKGRLLIGETMEEAGRLSEVAYDFLADDLARSGVWLIGGEQTAAGVEGAPPYDVRFLTPAPTELDGFRLGRFERVYAVGRCTPGEHTYASVLEDAARLAGELLFTPPPSWGRLGGGETP from the coding sequence ATGTTCGGACCCCTTCACCCCCGCAGCCAGCCGCAGCCGGGGCACCTCTACGACGTGGCCGTGGTCGGCGCGGGCCTCGCGGGCACGGAACTCGCCTGGCGTCTCGCGCGTTCGGGCGCCGACGTACTCCTCGTCTCGCAGGCCCTCGACCACCTCGGGAACCTGTATCAGCCGACCGTGGAGGGCGCGGGCTTTCCACCGGGCAGCGTCTTCGCCCTCGTCGCCGGGCGGATCGCCCCCGAGACGGACGGCTGGACCTTCCACCGCCACCTGAAGGCCGAGATCGAGGGCACGGCGGGCATCCACCTCCTGCAAAGCACGGTGACCGAGCTGGACGAGGGGGAGGGGGAGGTCACGCTCTCCACCTGGGAGGGCCCGGCCCTGCGCGCCCGCCTCGTCGTCCTGGCGGTCGGTTCGTTTCTCAAGGGCCGCCTCCTGATCGGCGAGACGATGGAGGAAGCCGGGCGCCTTTCCGAGGTCGCCTACGACTTCCTGGCCGACGACCTCGCCCGGAGCGGGGTGTGGCTGATCGGGGGCGAGCAGACCGCCGCCGGGGTGGAGGGGGCGCCGCCCTACGACGTGCGCTTCCTGACCCCGGCCCCAACTGAACTCGACGGCTTCCGCCTGGGGCGCTTCGAGCGGGTGTACGCGGTGGGCCGCTGCACGCCGGGCGAACACACCTACGCCTCGGTGCTGGAGGACGCGGCGCGGCTGGCGGGGGAACTCCTCTTCACTCCTCCCCCCTCGTGGGGGAGGCTGGGAGGGGGGGAAACGCCGTGA
- a CDS encoding ComEC/Rec2 family competence protein: protein MSGKKATSKAPIRKRAAKAKNGRVGHHGPSTSDLAGVLVLGLIVSLAACAGGGGKEKGGTGTPTGQVTLRFLDVGQGDAVLVTSPEGKTMLYDGGRSAVRLREHLATYGVTKIDLMVASHADADHIAGLVPAAQAAKPTLFINNGIAGTTQTWERLVAALEGAGTTFQKANNQVVNLGSVKVRVIAPPAGMGDDQNDNSVGVRIEFGKFRALMTGDSEKPETEAWLKEDRADIQGPFQLYKSIHHGAANGDHPAWLAAVRPENVVIGVGENNYGHPTKTALDLYRENNVRIYRTDQQGTVTFTGEGDGSYQVKTER from the coding sequence GTGAGCGGCAAGAAGGCAACCTCCAAAGCCCCCATCCGCAAGAGGGCTGCTAAGGCCAAGAACGGCAGGGTCGGCCACCACGGCCCCAGCACCAGCGACCTCGCGGGCGTGCTCGTGCTCGGCCTGATCGTCAGCCTCGCGGCGTGCGCGGGGGGCGGCGGGAAGGAGAAGGGTGGGACGGGTACCCCCACCGGGCAGGTCACCCTCCGCTTCCTCGACGTGGGGCAGGGGGACGCGGTGCTCGTGACCAGCCCCGAGGGCAAGACCATGCTCTACGACGGCGGGCGCAGCGCCGTTCGGTTGCGGGAGCATCTGGCGACCTACGGGGTCACCAAGATTGACCTGATGGTCGCCAGCCACGCCGACGCCGACCATATCGCGGGGCTGGTGCCCGCCGCGCAGGCGGCCAAACCCACCCTCTTTATCAACAACGGCATCGCGGGCACGACCCAGACGTGGGAACGCCTCGTCGCGGCGCTGGAGGGGGCGGGAACCACTTTCCAGAAGGCGAACAATCAAGTCGTCAACCTCGGCTCCGTCAAGGTCCGCGTGATCGCCCCGCCCGCCGGGATGGGCGACGACCAGAACGACAACAGCGTCGGCGTGCGCATCGAGTTCGGCAAGTTCCGCGCCCTGATGACGGGAGACAGCGAGAAGCCGGAGACGGAAGCCTGGCTGAAAGAGGACCGGGCCGACATCCAGGGCCCCTTCCAGCTCTACAAGAGCATCCACCACGGCGCGGCGAACGGCGACCACCCGGCCTGGCTCGCCGCCGTCCGTCCCGAGAACGTCGTCATCGGCGTGGGCGAGAACAATTACGGCCATCCGACGAAGACGGCGCTCGACCTCTACAGGGAAAACAACGTCCGCATCTACCGCACCGACCAGCAGGGCACCGTGACCTTCACGGGCGAGGGAGACGGGTCGTATCAGGTGAAGACGGAGCGGTGA
- a CDS encoding DUF3006 domain-containing protein, translating into MKDEERRDFHGPERWTVDGIEDGPRGPVARIERGDGRTFDLPLSALPDGVREGDLLAVQDGPDGVTVRLLPLETRARREAAQRDLDRLNAATPREGEGEITL; encoded by the coding sequence GTGAAGGACGAAGAACGCCGCGACTTCCACGGCCCCGAACGCTGGACGGTGGACGGCATCGAGGACGGCCCGCGTGGCCCTGTCGCCCGGATAGAACGGGGGGACGGCCGCACCTTCGACCTGCCCCTCTCCGCCCTGCCGGACGGGGTGCGTGAGGGCGACCTCCTCGCCGTGCAGGACGGCCCCGACGGCGTGACCGTCCGCCTCCTGCCGCTGGAAACCAGGGCGCGCCGTGAGGCCGCCCAGCGCGACCTTGACCGCCTGAACGCGGCGACGCCCCGCGAGGGGGAAGGGGAGATCACCCTGTGA
- a CDS encoding GNAT family N-acetyltransferase yields MHHGLTLRDGDLNLRPLTEGDTSALCVLAVDCGGELRWMGSPPILPAYYRAALDAPDQMPFVVEVGHELAGSTRYGDIRTANSGLEIGWTWLHPRWHGTGTNRRMKRLLLAHAFEEMGMERVQLKTDLLNTRSQRAIEGLGAVREGVLRRHMRRPDGTMRDTVMYSVTREEWPAVARRLAEQT; encoded by the coding sequence ATGCACCACGGCCTGACGCTGAGAGACGGCGACCTGAACCTGCGGCCCCTGACGGAGGGGGACACTTCGGCGCTGTGCGTGCTGGCGGTGGACTGCGGCGGCGAGTTGCGGTGGATGGGGTCGCCTCCGATCCTACCCGCCTACTACCGGGCCGCGCTGGACGCCCCCGACCAGATGCCCTTCGTGGTGGAGGTCGGCCACGAGCTGGCCGGGAGCACCCGTTACGGCGACATCCGCACCGCGAATTCTGGCCTGGAGATCGGGTGGACGTGGCTCCACCCCCGCTGGCACGGCACGGGCACAAATCGCCGCATGAAGCGCCTGCTGCTCGCCCACGCCTTCGAGGAGATGGGGATGGAGCGGGTGCAGCTCAAGACGGACCTTCTGAACACCCGCAGCCAGCGGGCCATCGAGGGACTTGGGGCCGTGCGTGAGGGCGTGCTGCGGCGGCACATGCGCAGGCCGGACGGGACGATGCGGGACACGGTGATGTACTCGGTGACGCGGGAGGAGTGGCCCGCTGTGGCCCGGCGACTCGCCGAACAGACCTAG